A window of Cryptomeria japonica chromosome 3, Sugi_1.0, whole genome shotgun sequence contains these coding sequences:
- the LOC131042313 gene encoding putative leucine-rich repeat receptor-like serine/threonine-protein kinase At2g24130, whose amino-acid sequence MSQAIDISGNRLTGVLPSSLGDCTALEHLNLSHNAFEGPIPDSLSKLQNLQEMDLSSNSLSGSIPLSIQRLKALQYMNVSFYNLSGEISAGGLFPNRPVITLFVGNPGLCGPTNYSLPPCLKKTQEKHSLLKKIVLSVVGTIALILCFSVLGILWRHKFSSQLFHPSNFIFQRLSYPKFSYQDLVIATAAFDESNLLGVGNFGSVYKGILRDGKIVAIKALNLQNEEAHKSFNTECKVLGSIRHRNLIKIISAFSYPGFKGLVLQFASNGSLEKHLHPDRDDQEICKLGFKDCLSIAVDVAHGMEYLHHDCPFQIVHCDLKPSNVLLDANMTALVTDFGICRLTATNSIDSFSATTLALKGSIGYIAPEYGLGGGVSTKGDVYSYGILILEMVTRKRPSDDMFVGDLNLQKWVSSAFPNELADIVDSGLLRDVNENMEDNRCLLSFIHVGLLCSSESIRERPSMRDVARFLENLKTSFMGGAVASNLTSTISDLLRNTNRAEILASDNQSSTF is encoded by the exons ATGTCTCAAGCTATAGACATCTCTGGAAATCGACTTACTGGGGTGCTTCCGAGTTCTCTTGGAGACTGCACAGCATTAGAGCATCTAAATCTGTCCCACAATGCCTTTGAAGGTCCAATCCCAGATTCACTCTCCAAATTACAAAATCTCCAAGAAATGGATCTTTCTAGCAATTCTTTATCAGGTTCAATACCATTGTCCATTCAAAGGCTGAAAGCACTTCAGTACATGAATGTTTCTTTCTATAATTTGTCAGGGGAGATTTCAGCAGGAGGGTTGTTTCCAAATAGACCTGTTATAACATTGTTTGTGGGAAACCCTGGCCTCTGTGGCCCAACCAATTATTCATTGCCTCCATGCCTAAAGAAGACTCAAGAAAAGCATTCACTGCTTAAAAAAATAGTCTTATCAGTTGTTGGAACCATTGCACTTATATTGTGCTTCTCTGTCTTAGGAATTCTATGGAGACATAAATTTTCAAGCCAATTATTCCATCCCTCAAACTTTATTTTTCAAAGGCTTAGCTATCCAAAATTTTCTTATCAAGATCTTGTCATTGCAACAGCCGCATTTGATGAGTCAAACTTGCTTGGAGTGGGTAACTTCGGATCAGTTTACAAAGGCATTTTGAGGGATGGTAAGATAGTTGCAATCAAGGCTCTTAATTTGCAGAATGAAGAAGCTCATAAGAGCTTTAACACAGAATGCAAAGTATTAGGCAGTATTCGGCACCGTAACCTGATCAAAATCATAAGTGCATTTTCCTACCCTGGCTTCAAAGGTTTAGTTCTTCAATTTGCATCGAATGGGAGCTTGGAGAAACATTTACATCCTGACAGAGATGATCAGGAAATTTGTAAATTGGGATTTAAGGACTGTTTGAGCATTGCTGTGGATGTTGCCCATGGCATGGAATATTTACATCATGATTGCCCTTTTCAAATTGTGCACTGTGATTTAAAACCTAGCAATGTGCTGCTGGACGCCAACATGACAGCCCTTGTGACTGATTTTGGTATATGCCGTTTGACTGCTACAAATTCCATAGATTCATTTAGTGCAACAACACTTGCACTCAAAGGATCTATTGGCTATATTGCTCCAG AGTATGGTCTGGGGGGAGGTGTTTCCACGAAGGGAGATGTTTACAGTTATGGAATTCTGATACTAGAGATGGTTACAAGGAAGAGGCCAAGTGATGACATGTTTGTGGGAGACCTGAACTTGCAGAAGTGGGTAAGTTCAGCATTTCCAAACGAACTGGCAGATATTGTTGATAGCGGGCTATTGAGAGATGTCAATGAAAACATGGAAGACAATAGATGTCTTCTGTCTTTCATTCATGTTGGTTTGCTTTGTAGCAGTGAATCAATAAGAGAACGACCTTCCATGAGAGATGTAGCCAGGTTTTTGGAGAATCTCAAGACATCTTTCATGGGAGGTGCAGTTGCTTCCAATTTAACATCTACCATATCAGACCTCCTGCGCAATACCAATCGCGCAGAAATATTGGCATCTGACAATCAAAGTTCTACATTTTAG